The nucleotide sequence CCGATACAATTTGTGCTCAAACACCTGATTAGCTGTTGGTTCCTTTATGCTCACGATTAATCTCCCCTCCAATAGCGGATGATGGAATGAAACATTCCCTTTCCGTCTTCTGAGCCCAGTAATGTGTGAACCGCCCTTTCCGGGTGGGGCATCATCCCCAACACGTTTCCCTTTTTATTCGTAATACCGGCAATATTATCGATTGAACCATTCGGATTATGCAGATAACGAAAAACAATTTGACGATTCTCCCTTAAATTTTTTAATGTCTCTTCATCACAGTAGTAATTTCCTTCACCATGGGCAATCGGTATGGATATTTCCTCCCCCAGTTCATATTGGTTGGTAAAGGGAGTATGATTGTTCTCCACCGTAAGGGGGGTATATTTACATGAGAATTTTAACCCCTCATTTCTTCTCATCGCTCCGGGAAGTAATCCGGCTTCCAGCAAAATCTGAAATCCATTGCATACTCCCATCACCAACTTACCCTTTTCGGCAGCTTCCACCACTTCGGCCATCACAGGTGCAAATCTGGCAATGGCACCGGAGCGTAAATAGTCACCATAAGAAAATCCGCCGGGAAGGAATATCGCATCGTATTCCTCCAAACCGGAGTCGGAATGCCATATATAATTGACTGTCACCCCATCCATGCAGTCTTCAATGGCATTGTACATATCCATATCACAGTTGGAACCAGGGAAAACGATGACTGCGCATTTCATCCATTATCCCTCCATCAGGTCAAAGCGGTAATCTTCAATCACCGTATTGGCCAGTAGTTTCTCACACATCTCTTTGACTCGTTCTTCAGCCATTTTTCTTGATTCGGCTTCGAGGGTAACTTCCATGTACTTTCCGATTCTTACCTCATCCACTTCATCAAATCCGAGGGAAAAAAGAGCATGTTTTACCGCATTCCCTTGAGGATCCAATACACTTTGTTTTAAAGTAATATAAATCATTGCTTTATACATTCGCTACCCCTCCCAAGCGTTTTAATATTTCCCGATAGGCATTTTCCACTCCGCCTAAATCTCTGCGAAAACGATCTTTATCCAATTTTTCATTCGTCGT is from Microaerobacter geothermalis and encodes:
- the purQ gene encoding phosphoribosylformylglycinamidine synthase subunit PurQ, whose protein sequence is MKCAVIVFPGSNCDMDMYNAIEDCMDGVTVNYIWHSDSGLEEYDAIFLPGGFSYGDYLRSGAIARFAPVMAEVVEAAEKGKLVMGVCNGFQILLEAGLLPGAMRRNEGLKFSCKYTPLTVENNHTPFTNQYELGEEISIPIAHGEGNYYCDEETLKNLRENRQIVFRYLHNPNGSIDNIAGITNKKGNVLGMMPHPERAVHTLLGSEDGKGMFHSIIRYWRGD
- the purS gene encoding phosphoribosylformylglycinamidine synthase subunit PurS, whose product is MYKAMIYITLKQSVLDPQGNAVKHALFSLGFDEVDEVRIGKYMEVTLEAESRKMAEERVKEMCEKLLANTVIEDYRFDLMEG